A region of Fibrobacter succinogenes subsp. succinogenes S85 DNA encodes the following proteins:
- a CDS encoding FISUMP domain-containing protein, translated as MSQLRYLFLVCSIAFFACTNDVAGTWEDENTLALQSSSSVAESSAESSSSETKPSSSEERLSSSQKSLSSSSETLNSSSSSIDGIHFPPPIQCAVSPRALKAVATYGVVDAFIAKRVAALTEQGLNSDSAKNMATEELYRELGLDTLFQDRPQITDEQLEYTLFFLYKNREKKPSEDTLFFLYENEGTNELSPAIVEDFADGKLEPENYCINGISFADLDYLPKMYLNLGCYYGDEVSNSLAILRNIWRKCSNMPYCNENVGDTIITIGKDHFVCENKSWITLEMQGKEINGQICNENGSRIKADWGVYRNVTYICHEGYWRNISESADLPAEYFFNPDFEYGTFTDPRDGHVYKTTVYEGQTWLAQDIDYYDSSDTLFSNQSRCPKSLAYRDVDEDKNKYCNGASRFYTVNASKKACPEGWRLPRKEDWQTISYNVKTNETLKLFVKESHVTGIYRNATDEFGLSLRLDGSIEYSGGSWYSHNYNMFWLEEGEYVRTGDFSSVFSSIDPRGNGEFIPVRCIKK; from the coding sequence ATGAGCCAGTTGAGATATTTATTTCTCGTTTGCTCCATCGCATTTTTTGCCTGCACCAATGATGTTGCAGGGACTTGGGAAGACGAGAACACGCTCGCTCTACAAAGTTCTTCGAGCGTTGCAGAAAGTTCCGCCGAAAGCTCGTCGAGCGAAACCAAGCCTTCTTCGAGCGAAGAACGCTTATCATCTAGCCAAAAATCATTGTCGTCTAGTTCGGAAACATTAAATTCATCTAGTTCCAGCATCGACGGCATTCATTTCCCTCCCCCAATACAGTGCGCAGTCTCTCCACGCGCATTGAAGGCAGTTGCAACGTATGGTGTGGTAGATGCATTTATTGCAAAACGCGTTGCAGCCCTTACAGAACAGGGGCTTAATTCCGATTCCGCAAAAAACATGGCTACAGAAGAACTTTACCGCGAACTCGGACTAGATACATTATTCCAAGACCGTCCTCAAATTACTGACGAGCAATTAGAATATACTTTGTTCTTCTTGTACAAGAACCGTGAAAAGAAACCATCAGAAGATACTCTATTCTTCTTGTACGAAAACGAAGGTACAAACGAACTGTCCCCAGCAATAGTAGAAGATTTTGCAGACGGCAAACTTGAACCGGAAAATTATTGCATCAATGGAATATCCTTTGCAGACCTAGATTACCTTCCCAAAATGTATTTGAACTTAGGTTGTTATTATGGAGATGAAGTATCTAATTCACTCGCCATCCTTCGTAACATCTGGCGAAAGTGTTCCAATATGCCGTATTGCAACGAAAACGTAGGCGATACAATCATTACCATCGGAAAAGACCATTTTGTATGCGAGAATAAATCGTGGATAACATTAGAAATGCAAGGCAAAGAAATAAACGGCCAAATTTGCAATGAAAATGGATCACGCATAAAAGCCGATTGGGGAGTTTATAGGAATGTCACGTATATATGTCACGAAGGATATTGGCGTAATATATCAGAATCTGCCGACTTGCCAGCGGAATACTTCTTCAATCCTGATTTTGAATATGGAACCTTTACCGACCCTCGCGACGGACACGTCTATAAGACCACCGTATATGAAGGGCAGACATGGCTTGCTCAAGATATAGATTATTACGATAGTTCCGACACACTTTTTTCAAATCAAAGCAGATGCCCCAAAAGTCTAGCTTACAGAGATGTTGATGAAGACAAAAACAAATATTGCAATGGAGCAAGTCGTTTCTATACTGTCAACGCATCTAAGAAAGCTTGTCCAGAAGGATGGAGACTCCCCCGTAAAGAAGATTGGCAAACCATAAGCTACAATGTTAAAACAAATGAAACTCTTAAACTATTTGTAAAAGAATCGCATGTAACAGGCATTTATAGAAATGCAACGGACGAATTCGGTCTATCTTTGCGATTGGATGGTAGTATAGAGTACAGCGGAGGAAGTTGGTATTCTCACAATTATAACATGTTCTGGCTAGAAGAAGGCGAATACGTTAGAACTGGTGATTTTTCCTCTGTTTTTTCGAGCATTGACCCTAGAGGAAACGGCGAATTTATCCCCGTCCGCTGCATAAAGAAGTAA
- a CDS encoding DUF4153 domain-containing protein yields the protein MELLFLGFFGLFGFTDPSERPFLYIFIFCTSTVLPLLFFSTLPTIDECLETTPTSSKFVTSICQFLFIPVLAVSIALFYCYILKFFIIQDIPYEVIIWLVVTFMVFMLALNIVMYPSRLNPNPTLEKKVLKIFPIAIFPLVLLMTLSIFQLMADEIDELIIYLIATNIFFYIAIAILLIKKIECKSKYMAIAFCAILLIVCVGPLSAPNSINYVWQNKIKNELTKQGYTEFPLNEASTEKFIQTLRNNNDSDSRKILSYMLSTSNSENASVSKYFSTERSLEDIDRLVRDAMEKSASEDTTEIFDTFEANISNVNQNALKIPQGVKQAFFINLDFDNDDFQYRGDTLSFLITITDDQDTSKHSTYDFRITKQELEIDSLNTIETDSAIIGIRELHTEQWSKTGRSLRIDGLLFIK from the coding sequence ATGGAACTCCTCTTTCTAGGATTCTTCGGCCTATTTGGTTTTACAGACCCTTCCGAAAGGCCTTTCTTATACATATTCATTTTCTGTACGAGCACCGTACTGCCGCTCTTGTTCTTTTCGACACTCCCAACCATTGACGAATGCCTAGAGACAACACCCACGTCAAGCAAATTCGTCACAAGCATTTGCCAATTTTTATTCATCCCGGTACTCGCCGTTTCCATAGCGCTCTTTTACTGCTACATCCTCAAATTTTTCATCATACAGGACATTCCGTACGAAGTCATCATTTGGCTCGTCGTCACTTTCATGGTTTTCATGCTGGCGTTAAACATCGTCATGTACCCGTCACGTCTGAATCCCAATCCGACTCTCGAAAAGAAAGTCCTCAAAATTTTCCCCATCGCCATATTCCCTCTCGTCCTCTTGATGACTTTATCCATATTCCAGTTGATGGCCGACGAAATAGACGAATTGATCATCTACCTTATCGCGACCAACATCTTTTTCTACATCGCCATAGCCATACTGCTCATCAAAAAAATCGAATGCAAGTCCAAATACATGGCCATTGCCTTTTGCGCCATACTCCTCATCGTCTGCGTAGGGCCGCTAAGCGCACCGAATAGCATCAATTACGTTTGGCAAAATAAAATCAAAAACGAACTTACCAAACAAGGCTACACCGAATTTCCGCTGAACGAAGCAAGCACCGAAAAATTCATACAGACGCTCAGGAACAACAACGATTCCGATTCAAGAAAAATCCTTTCGTACATGCTTTCAACAAGTAATTCAGAAAATGCAAGCGTTTCCAAATATTTTTCTACAGAGCGATCTCTAGAGGACATCGACCGACTCGTCCGAGATGCCATGGAAAAGAGTGCAAGCGAAGACACCACCGAAATATTCGATACCTTCGAAGCGAACATCAGCAATGTCAACCAGAATGCGCTTAAGATTCCCCAAGGCGTAAAACAAGCATTCTTCATAAATCTTGATTTCGATAACGACGATTTTCAATACCGTGGCGACACGCTCTCGTTCTTAATCACTATTACAGATGACCAAGACACTTCAAAGCATTCCACTTACGATTTCCGCATTACCAAGCAAGAACTTGAGATAGATTCCTTAAACACCATTGAAACGGACAGCGCTATAATAGGGATTAGGGAATTGCATACGGAGCAATGGTCCAAAACCGGACGATCGCTCAGAATCGACGGGTTACTGTTTATAAAGTAA
- a CDS encoding TIGR02147 family protein, producing the protein MKPIIEYNDYRLYMRDFYEERKRTSYFTWREFASLAGFVSPTYLKLVCDGNTRLSKPGIAKVARAMGLEGFDYTYFGLLVKFGNAKSATEKEEALRELGREASMNKIRILDADAFRYYEMPTCPIVRELAPLMPNANPCEIADKIREKTSALNVREILQFLVKSGLLVKTGDGTYEQTEKSIKGSKEAIPLAIRTMNKKMAALATRSIEKDPVEERNFSGVTMGIDESAYARIVDVINDCRKKVIDIARECKNINQVYRLNLQLFPLTDKISKRDCKKGGQQ; encoded by the coding sequence ATGAAACCAATAATCGAATACAACGATTATCGCCTTTACATGCGAGACTTTTACGAAGAACGTAAAAGGACATCTTACTTTACTTGGCGAGAATTTGCAAGCCTTGCCGGTTTTGTTTCCCCGACCTACCTCAAGCTGGTCTGCGACGGGAATACGCGCCTGAGCAAGCCAGGAATAGCAAAAGTCGCACGAGCCATGGGGCTAGAAGGATTCGACTACACCTATTTCGGGCTGCTCGTCAAATTCGGGAACGCGAAAAGTGCTACAGAAAAGGAGGAGGCACTTCGCGAACTCGGGCGCGAAGCGAGCATGAACAAAATACGCATCCTCGACGCAGACGCATTCCGCTACTACGAGATGCCCACCTGCCCCATCGTGCGTGAACTCGCCCCGCTCATGCCAAATGCGAACCCCTGCGAAATCGCCGATAAAATCCGTGAAAAGACATCGGCGCTCAACGTCCGCGAAATTTTGCAATTCCTGGTAAAATCAGGACTCCTCGTCAAAACGGGCGATGGCACTTACGAACAAACTGAAAAATCCATCAAAGGTTCCAAGGAAGCCATCCCGCTCGCCATCCGCACCATGAACAAGAAGATGGCAGCACTCGCCACACGTTCCATCGAAAAAGACCCCGTCGAAGAACGCAATTTTTCGGGCGTCACCATGGGCATCGACGAATCCGCCTACGCCCGCATCGTTGACGTTATCAACGACTGCCGCAAAAAAGTGATTGACATCGCCCGCGAATGCAAGAACATCAACCAGGTCTATCGACTGAACTTACAACTTTTTCCGCTAACGGACAAAATAAGCAAAAGGGATTGCAAAAAAGGAGGACAACAATGA